Proteins co-encoded in one Candidatus Zixiibacteriota bacterium genomic window:
- a CDS encoding N-acetylmuramoyl-L-alanine amidase: MNNPKILIVSIILAAIFLPGIALAGDVTVQLSGGLEKIGSFDNNDITYFSLSQFVELFGERISWDIIGFSAKYKAEGHRAVFYMNSPYISIDDTVKNITHPVDSRDGNLYLPAAAFIPLFDLIRPEQISWDERSKVIRVNSEWYNITDVALDSKANGLLIEIFLTEPRSYEIYISEGNWINVTIPGGTVNIRQVLSRKSNKFLRDINAFQFEGSAQVSFRLKQNIGSFTHKFQAGPPRIQISLRDTTVVPVSTTVEKVGPDDRIDRIIIDAGHGGKDYGAIGLDNTREKKIVLDIAKRLAKLIRDEKIFQAIMTREKDEYVSLEERANIANKNKGDIFVSIHANASTNRSARGFQVFFLAPAKNDEARAAAQLENAPFLAEKSEAMGDKIDDLSLIISDMIQTEFQVESADLAAMSDREFRKNLSKKTGSRGIDQAAFIVLNQVYMPSILVESAFLTNKSDEDLLNDKKYRQEVAEAIYAGLKRFKAKYENRQ, encoded by the coding sequence ATGAATAATCCAAAGATCCTGATTGTATCGATAATACTGGCGGCCATTTTTCTCCCCGGCATCGCCCTGGCCGGTGATGTGACGGTGCAGTTATCGGGCGGCCTGGAGAAAATCGGTTCCTTTGATAATAACGATATAACTTATTTTTCTCTATCGCAGTTCGTGGAGCTGTTTGGTGAAAGAATTTCCTGGGATATTATTGGCTTTTCGGCCAAATATAAAGCCGAGGGACATCGGGCTGTATTTTATATGAACTCACCGTACATCAGTATCGATGATACGGTAAAAAATATTACTCATCCGGTTGATTCTCGGGATGGCAATCTCTATTTGCCGGCTGCCGCTTTCATTCCCCTGTTCGATTTGATACGCCCGGAACAGATCAGCTGGGATGAACGGTCGAAAGTTATCCGGGTTAATTCGGAATGGTACAATATCACTGATGTCGCCCTGGATTCAAAAGCCAATGGCCTGCTGATTGAAATTTTCTTAACCGAACCGCGCAGCTATGAAATATATATCTCGGAAGGCAACTGGATCAATGTTACCATTCCGGGAGGAACCGTCAATATCCGTCAGGTGTTGAGCCGCAAATCTAACAAATTCCTGCGCGATATCAATGCCTTTCAGTTCGAGGGTTCGGCGCAGGTTTCTTTTCGACTGAAACAGAACATCGGATCATTTACGCATAAATTCCAGGCCGGTCCGCCGCGGATCCAGATATCTCTGCGCGATACCACGGTCGTCCCGGTATCGACCACGGTTGAAAAGGTCGGGCCTGATGATCGGATTGACCGAATTATAATCGATGCCGGTCACGGCGGCAAAGACTACGGGGCCATTGGTCTGGATAATACGCGCGAGAAAAAAATCGTCCTTGATATCGCCAAAAGACTGGCCAAACTGATTCGTGATGAAAAAATCTTCCAGGCAATTATGACGCGCGAAAAGGACGAGTATGTTTCGCTGGAAGAGCGGGCCAATATCGCCAATAAAAACAAGGGCGACATTTTCGTATCCATCCATGCCAACGCCTCGACTAACCGTTCCGCTCGGGGGTTCCAGGTGTTCTTCCTGGCCCCGGCCAAAAATGATGAAGCCCGGGCCGCCGCCCAGTTGGAAAACGCCCCGTTCCTTGCCGAAAAAAGCGAAGCGATGGGGGATAAAATCGATGATTTAAGTCTGATAATCAGCGATATGATTCAGACTGAATTCCAGGTCGAATCGGCCGATCTGGCGGCCATGTCTGATCGTGAATTCCGCAAAAATCTAAGCAAGAAAACCGGATCGAGAGGGATCGACCAGGCGGCCTTTATTGTCTTGAATCAGGTCTATATGCCTTCTATATTGGTGGAGTCGGCCTTCCTGACCAATAAGAGTGATGAGGATTTACTCAACGATAAAAAATACCGGCAGGAAGTGGCTGAAGCTATTTATGCCGGATTGAAAAGGTTTAAAGCCAAATATGAGAATCGTCAATGA
- a CDS encoding T9SS type A sorting domain-containing protein gives MISRSAWSNYIFMALICLVVSTGHAQDLVWQHHHGGVYNENGYAGLETGEGGYLILGNTYSYGAGGFDLYLLKISAAGDTLWTRTIGGIDTDYGYDVVSSGNDGYVLVGSTRSFGSGKKDVYLVCTDSLGSIVWSKTYGGSEDDEGRSVRRTGDHGYIICGTSNSWGAGYSDIYLVKTDSLGNLVWSETFGGTGGETGYAVRQTIDGGYIAVGATGSFGTGYSSVYAVRANASGDSLWATTYGGSGADLAYSVEIAGDQGYLIIGATSSSGSGYTDGYLIKTDANGVVLWEKTYGGTGDDRLYHLCRALDGTYLLTGTTDSYGAGKIDIYLVRTDPAGDTIWTETVGGSNSDYGRMVFQDQLNDYLVIGESYSYSAGGTDVFIVKVGGETTPVLDDDPGNLPSGYKLVQNYPNPFNSTTSIEYALPRHADISLTIFNLLGQVVREYRLDRQRAGVHIIQWNGTDQDGYEVASGIYFYRLSAGEYTETRKMLIIK, from the coding sequence ATGATATCTCGAAGTGCATGGAGCAATTACATCTTTATGGCCTTAATTTGCCTGGTCGTTTCGACGGGCCATGCGCAGGATCTTGTCTGGCAACATCACCACGGCGGTGTCTATAATGAAAACGGGTATGCCGGACTGGAGACAGGCGAAGGCGGCTATTTAATCCTTGGAAACACCTATTCATATGGGGCGGGTGGATTCGATCTGTATCTGCTGAAAATATCCGCGGCCGGTGATACCCTCTGGACGCGGACCATCGGGGGGATCGATACTGATTACGGTTATGATGTCGTTTCATCCGGCAACGACGGCTATGTTTTGGTCGGTTCCACCCGATCTTTTGGAAGCGGTAAAAAAGATGTCTATCTTGTTTGTACCGATTCGCTGGGTTCTATCGTTTGGTCGAAAACCTACGGGGGAAGTGAGGATGATGAGGGGCGATCGGTCCGGCGGACGGGGGACCACGGTTATATAATATGTGGAACCAGTAATTCCTGGGGAGCCGGTTATTCCGACATTTATCTGGTGAAAACCGACTCGCTGGGAAATCTGGTCTGGTCGGAGACATTCGGCGGGACCGGCGGCGAGACCGGATATGCCGTTCGCCAGACAATCGATGGGGGTTATATCGCGGTCGGAGCCACGGGATCGTTCGGGACCGGTTACAGCAGTGTTTATGCGGTTCGGGCAAACGCCTCGGGAGACTCCCTCTGGGCCACTACTTATGGTGGCAGTGGGGCCGATCTGGCCTATTCGGTCGAGATTGCCGGTGACCAGGGGTATCTTATTATCGGCGCCACCTCATCGTCGGGTTCCGGGTATACCGATGGTTATCTGATTAAAACCGATGCGAACGGAGTAGTTTTATGGGAAAAAACGTACGGCGGAACCGGTGATGACAGACTCTATCATCTTTGCCGGGCTCTGGACGGCACCTACCTGTTAACCGGAACGACCGATTCATACGGCGCCGGGAAAATCGATATTTATCTGGTCAGGACTGATCCGGCGGGTGATACTATCTGGACTGAGACTGTCGGAGGCTCCAATTCAGATTATGGGCGTATGGTTTTTCAGGATCAACTCAACGATTACCTGGTTATCGGGGAAAGCTACTCATATTCGGCAGGGGGGACCGATGTATTTATCGTCAAAGTCGGAGGTGAGACTACGCCGGTGCTTGACGATGATCCGGGGAATTTGCCATCCGGATATAAACTGGTCCAGAATTATCCCAATCCCTTCAACTCCACGACCTCGATCGAGTATGCCTTACCGCGCCATGCCGATATCTCACTGACCATTTTCAATCTTCTCGGCCAGGTAGTTAGGGAGTATCGCCTTGACCGGCAGAGAGCCGGAGTCCATATTATCCAATGGAATGGAACCGACCAGGATGGTTATGAAGTGGCTTCGGGAATCTATTTTTATCGTCTGTCGGCAGGCGAATATACCGAAACCAGAAAGATGCTGATAATCAAATAA
- a CDS encoding glutamate racemase codes for MQKRPVGIFDSGVGGLTVVAEIFKLLPEENIVYFGDVGRSPYGGRSKEIITQFTRQDINFLLEHKVKFIVAACNTASAVALNTIKDEYDIDILGVIEPGAKAAVHYTRNGRVGIIGTKATIGSDSYAHAMQKRNPDIKVFSLACPLFVPLAEEGYIDREATRLIAYDYLKTLIDLDIDTLVLGCTHYPLLKEVIGKVMGDNVRLVDSAEETAREVAALLSVKNLMRPSGGEINHKFYVSDVPDKFTQITERFLGRNINNITRVDITRY; via the coding sequence ATCCAGAAAAGACCTGTCGGTATTTTTGACTCCGGCGTCGGCGGCCTGACCGTGGTAGCCGAGATTTTCAAATTACTACCGGAAGAAAATATCGTCTATTTCGGTGATGTCGGCCGGTCACCCTATGGCGGGCGATCCAAGGAAATCATCACTCAGTTCACCCGCCAGGATATTAATTTCCTGCTGGAGCATAAAGTGAAATTTATTGTGGCCGCCTGCAATACCGCCTCAGCGGTGGCCCTGAATACTATCAAGGATGAATATGATATTGACATCCTGGGTGTGATCGAACCCGGGGCCAAGGCCGCGGTCCATTATACCCGCAATGGCCGGGTCGGGATCATCGGTACCAAAGCCACGATCGGATCCGACAGCTATGCTCATGCCATGCAGAAAAGAAATCCCGATATCAAGGTTTTTTCACTGGCCTGCCCCCTGTTTGTACCGCTGGCCGAGGAAGGTTATATCGACCGCGAGGCGACCCGCCTGATTGCCTATGATTATCTCAAAACCCTGATCGATTTGGATATCGACACCCTCGTCCTGGGTTGCACCCACTATCCCCTGTTGAAGGAAGTCATCGGCAAAGTGATGGGTGATAATGTCCGCCTGGTCGATTCGGCCGAAGAAACCGCCCGCGAGGTGGCGGCCCTGCTCTCGGTAAAGAATCTGATGCGCCCGTCCGGAGGGGAAATTAATCATAAATTCTATGTCTCCGATGTTCCCGATAAATTCACCCAGATAACGGAGCGTTTTTTGGGAAGAAATATCAATAATATCACCCGGGTGGATATAACCAGGTATTGA
- a CDS encoding S8 family serine peptidase — protein MRQIIFYSLLAAILFLPAADALGIYYDGLVTNDSYQPTRLIVKFDNSRVPLMISPEKGLAKTGQSDIDRLNNKYEVRNLKSLLSKTASIKAGNRFRNVYIFETAPGIDIEAFKNEFKTIPGIIYAEPDYTVEFYDTPDDPLYQFQWNLENNGQEHYHVLSNWGTSNDELILTAGIPGADIGAGQVYGTIPDQTTVVVAIIDTGVDMVHPDLAANIWVNPGEIPDNGLDDDHNGYIDDMHGWDFASSIDALDLGDNDPTDTEGHGTHCAGIVAAVTDNAVGIAGIATNCRIMALKFDPLPLVTRIARAIIYAADNGAKVVNMSFGLNFRSDLIEEAINYAHDKGVILCAASGNDGAFSYNFPAAYAATIAIGASNDSDQVTSFSTYGDHLSVVAPGYMILSLRAGNTDMYGSEWPYERKVHIIDTIYYLASGTSMSCPHGVGAAAVLQAASPGLTPEKTRQILEQSAVDIVDPYGVGWNYPGFDNYCGYGRLNLDGALSLIPEVRAMIESPRPNEIVSGMVDIIGLADGNDFTEYSLDYGPGADPESWYNIINSNTPVTDENLAVWNTSQDGLNGRYTLRLSCGDDNVYYTSVYIANDTVVEITSPIDGETISDFIQVLGRAYSPEFGYSILEYKPASADSGWEEIASVSWPLYDEAIEGWFLEEIPESPYDLRLSLYSFDSLLKADTISVYIQSMFGTDQAWKAPVNGYPAIITTYCDHDNDGVNEILLGTSAGMMAFNPDGTAKTDGLPFFPRNNYMIPPAIGEINGDGIDDIVAVGYDPPKVYIFPSGGERIENYLGITPPVGNYYRTESEFPKVFLKDIDSDGLDEIFVYIYDGDLSKTFIFRPDGSLLYVFNYFYDILSVDLDNDGLDEFYACNLSYCLLRQIDAVTGQTIDSLLIQMNGSDFNIAGFSAYDIDNDDVQELIMYGYYLDYNYWIYAFDGGLNLLPGWPHEMGVDTYVVPSVPIFGDIDDDGEAEYFSTFFDISTSYVLAWNLDGSSYIPNSHNGLFATTPEPSVMNMLLLGDINGDSRIDVVACANNDMFDTYNAQRIYAWDADGAQIPGFPLITVRDVYTSDRFTPSLGDINRDGHVDLVITTPDSNQIFVNYPGAEYDECSFPVPFWRVNRRMNNIGRLPSLCHSTAVEDHEADILPETCRLSQNVPNPFNPITTIEYSLPQRSPVSIEVYNIIGRKVATLVDDTKGPGNYRVTWDGTADDGTKAGSGIYLYRLKTGKHSETRKMILLK, from the coding sequence ATGAGACAGATAATATTTTATTCATTATTGGCGGCTATCCTTTTTCTACCTGCGGCGGATGCCCTGGGCATTTATTATGACGGATTGGTGACGAATGATTCCTATCAGCCTACTCGGTTGATTGTCAAATTCGATAACAGCCGAGTGCCGCTTATGATTTCGCCTGAAAAAGGTCTGGCCAAAACCGGTCAATCGGATATTGATCGGCTCAATAATAAGTATGAGGTCCGGAATTTAAAATCCCTGCTTTCCAAAACAGCCTCGATTAAAGCCGGTAATAGATTTCGCAATGTCTATATATTCGAAACAGCCCCGGGCATCGATATCGAGGCTTTTAAAAATGAATTTAAAACCATACCGGGGATTATTTATGCCGAACCGGATTATACGGTAGAATTTTATGATACTCCCGATGATCCTCTGTACCAGTTTCAATGGAATCTCGAAAATAATGGCCAGGAACATTATCATGTTCTGAGTAACTGGGGAACATCAAATGATGAGTTAATATTAACCGCCGGAATTCCGGGAGCCGATATCGGAGCCGGTCAGGTCTATGGAACAATTCCTGATCAGACCACCGTGGTGGTGGCCATAATCGATACCGGAGTAGACATGGTCCATCCCGACCTGGCCGCCAACATCTGGGTAAATCCCGGGGAAATCCCCGATAACGGTCTTGATGATGACCATAATGGTTATATCGATGATATGCATGGCTGGGACTTTGCCTCGAGTATCGATGCCCTCGATCTGGGCGATAATGATCCGACCGATACCGAGGGGCACGGCACGCATTGCGCCGGGATTGTCGCCGCGGTAACCGATAACGCCGTCGGGATCGCCGGAATTGCGACCAATTGCAGGATTATGGCTCTGAAGTTTGATCCCCTGCCATTGGTGACCCGGATCGCCCGGGCCATCATTTATGCCGCCGATAACGGCGCCAAAGTGGTCAATATGAGTTTCGGTCTCAATTTCCGAAGCGACCTGATCGAAGAAGCTATCAACTATGCCCACGATAAAGGTGTCATCCTGTGCGCCGCATCCGGAAACGATGGCGCCTTCTCTTATAATTTCCCCGCCGCTTATGCCGCCACGATCGCCATCGGGGCGTCCAACGATTCTGATCAGGTCACCTCGTTTTCGACATATGGTGATCATCTGAGCGTGGTTGCACCGGGGTACATGATTCTTTCCCTGCGGGCCGGCAATACCGATATGTATGGTTCGGAGTGGCCATACGAACGTAAAGTCCATATTATCGATACTATTTACTATCTGGCCTCGGGAACCAGCATGTCCTGTCCCCATGGGGTTGGAGCCGCGGCCGTCCTGCAGGCGGCCTCCCCCGGCCTTACCCCCGAAAAAACAAGGCAGATTCTCGAGCAATCGGCGGTCGATATTGTCGATCCCTATGGAGTAGGATGGAATTATCCGGGATTCGACAATTACTGCGGATACGGGCGGTTGAACCTGGACGGAGCATTATCACTCATTCCGGAAGTCAGGGCGATGATAGAATCTCCCCGACCGAACGAAATCGTTTCCGGAATGGTTGATATTATTGGCCTTGCCGACGGTAACGATTTTACGGAATACAGTCTTGATTACGGCCCCGGCGCCGACCCGGAAAGCTGGTATAATATTATCAATTCCAATACCCCCGTAACCGATGAAAACCTGGCTGTCTGGAACACCTCTCAAGACGGACTCAACGGCCGTTATACTCTTCGCCTTTCATGCGGCGATGATAATGTTTATTATACCTCTGTCTATATTGCCAATGATACCGTGGTCGAAATTACGTCACCGATCGACGGCGAGACCATCTCCGATTTTATTCAGGTTTTGGGAAGAGCCTACTCACCGGAATTCGGATATTCAATTCTGGAGTACAAACCGGCCTCGGCCGACAGCGGTTGGGAGGAAATCGCCAGTGTATCGTGGCCGCTATATGATGAAGCAATCGAAGGGTGGTTTCTCGAAGAAATTCCCGAGAGTCCTTATGATTTACGTTTGTCGCTTTATTCTTTCGACAGCCTCCTTAAAGCCGATACGATTTCGGTTTATATCCAATCCATGTTTGGCACCGACCAGGCCTGGAAAGCACCCGTCAATGGCTATCCGGCCATTATAACCACCTATTGTGACCACGACAACGATGGGGTGAATGAAATACTCCTGGGAACATCGGCCGGGATGATGGCTTTCAATCCCGATGGCACGGCCAAAACCGACGGGTTGCCCTTTTTCCCGCGCAATAATTACATGATCCCGCCTGCCATTGGGGAAATCAATGGTGATGGGATCGATGATATTGTCGCGGTGGGGTATGATCCTCCCAAAGTATATATTTTCCCATCGGGCGGCGAGCGAATTGAAAACTATCTGGGAATTACCCCTCCGGTCGGGAATTACTACCGCACCGAAAGCGAATTCCCCAAAGTATTCCTGAAAGATATCGATAGTGATGGTCTCGATGAAATCTTTGTCTATATTTATGACGGGGATTTATCGAAAACATTTATTTTCCGCCCGGATGGTTCCCTGTTGTATGTCTTTAATTATTTTTATGATATCCTCTCGGTTGATCTGGACAACGATGGACTCGATGAATTTTACGCCTGTAATCTCTCCTATTGCCTGCTTCGTCAAATTGATGCCGTCACGGGTCAAACCATTGACAGTCTTTTGATCCAGATGAACGGAAGCGATTTTAATATCGCCGGTTTTTCGGCTTATGATATTGACAACGATGATGTCCAGGAACTGATTATGTATGGCTATTATCTCGATTATAACTACTGGATATATGCCTTTGATGGCGGGCTCAATCTGCTTCCCGGTTGGCCTCATGAAATGGGAGTCGATACCTATGTCGTGCCGAGCGTGCCGATTTTCGGCGATATTGACGATGACGGCGAGGCTGAGTATTTCTCGACCTTTTTCGATATCAGCACAAGCTATGTTCTGGCCTGGAATCTCGACGGCTCCTCGTATATTCCCAACAGCCACAACGGCCTGTTCGCCACCACTCCGGAACCGAGTGTTATGAATATGCTCCTTCTGGGAGATATAAACGGCGATTCCCGCATCGATGTGGTGGCCTGCGCCAATAACGATATGTTTGACACCTATAACGCCCAAAGGATTTATGCCTGGGATGCCGACGGAGCTCAAATCCCCGGATTTCCACTGATCACCGTCCGCGATGTCTATACCAGTGACCGGTTCACGCCATCGCTGGGCGATATCAACCGCGATGGTCATGTCGATCTGGTTATCACCACACCCGATAGCAATCAGATTTTCGTCAATTATCCTGGGGCTGAATATGACGAATGCTCCTTCCCGGTCCCATTCTGGCGTGTCAACCGGCGAATGAATAATATCGGGCGGCTCCCTTCACTCTGTCACTCGACCGCTGTCGAGGATCATGAAGCCGATATCTTGCCTGAGACTTGCCGACTCTCGCAGAATGTACCCAATCCGTTTAATCCGATAACCACGATTGAATACTCACTTCCACAACGATCGCCGGTTTCAATTGAAGTTTATAATATTATTGGCCGGAAAGTGGCCACCCTGGTTGATGATACAAAAGGCCCGGGGAATTATCGTGTTACCTGGGATGGTACGGCAGACGACGGCACCAAGGCGGGATCGGGGATATATCTTTATCGCCTTAAAACTGGAAAGCATAGCGAAACCAGAAAAATGATTTTACTCAAATAG
- a CDS encoding aminopeptidase P family protein — MDLYRIKIEQAIEILKELDIDLWLIFVRESDMMADPAVPLVIGHKVVWQSAFLIARDGETIALVGNFDAPDFERSGRFDRVIPYVEDCGREIRRAVKKLDPRTIALNYSTNDIASDGLTYGMFQLLKEYLKGTPYIERFVSAEGIVSLVRGRKTAEEIRLISAAAFMASDCWQKSLEEIRPGLTEREIARIIDTNIEKLGGRNSFDTIVNAGVKSTAGHGHPTEAILEPGDLLHVDFGAVVENYCSDIQRLAYFRRPGEKTAPTRLLGAFNKVREVIDVTSEMYRPGKKGYIIDAEARKILQGSGYPEYQHALGHQIGRSVHDGAAIVGPRWKRYGNTPTIPLEKGNTFTVELGIELKGIGYAGLEEDLVVTDKGGKFLCPRQIDLIVI, encoded by the coding sequence ATGGACCTGTATCGAATCAAAATAGAACAGGCCATAGAGATTCTCAAGGAATTGGATATCGATCTCTGGCTGATTTTTGTCAGAGAATCCGACATGATGGCCGACCCCGCCGTACCTCTTGTAATCGGTCATAAGGTTGTCTGGCAGTCGGCTTTTTTGATCGCCAGAGACGGCGAGACAATTGCCCTGGTGGGAAATTTCGACGCTCCCGATTTCGAGCGTTCCGGCCGGTTTGACAGAGTTATTCCCTATGTCGAAGACTGCGGCCGGGAAATTCGCCGGGCGGTAAAAAAACTTGATCCCCGTACCATCGCCCTGAATTATTCAACCAATGATATCGCCTCCGACGGTCTGACGTACGGCATGTTCCAATTACTAAAGGAATATTTAAAAGGAACGCCATATATCGAGCGATTTGTTTCGGCCGAGGGGATTGTTTCGCTGGTTCGCGGTCGAAAAACGGCCGAGGAGATTAGACTTATTTCAGCGGCGGCTTTCATGGCATCTGACTGCTGGCAAAAATCTCTGGAGGAAATCCGACCCGGTTTGACCGAGCGAGAGATAGCCCGTATAATCGATACCAATATTGAGAAACTGGGCGGGCGTAATTCATTCGACACTATCGTCAATGCCGGTGTCAAATCGACCGCCGGGCATGGTCATCCGACCGAGGCTATCCTGGAGCCGGGCGATTTACTCCATGTCGATTTTGGCGCCGTTGTCGAAAATTACTGCTCCGACATTCAGCGCCTGGCTTATTTCCGCCGCCCCGGAGAAAAAACGGCCCCGACCCGACTGCTGGGAGCCTTTAACAAAGTCCGCGAGGTAATCGATGTTACCTCGGAAATGTATCGACCCGGGAAAAAGGGATACATTATCGATGCTGAAGCGCGAAAAATACTCCAAGGGTCAGGATACCCGGAATATCAGCATGCCCTGGGGCATCAAATCGGCCGCTCGGTTCACGACGGTGCCGCTATTGTCGGACCCCGCTGGAAAAGGTACGGCAATACACCCACCATCCCTCTTGAAAAGGGTAATACATTTACAGTGGAACTGGGGATCGAACTCAAGGGTATCGGTTATGCCGGGCTTGAGGAAGATCTGGTAGTGACAGATAAGGGAGGCAAATTTTTATGTCCAAGACAAATCGATTTGATTGTTATATAA